Proteins found in one Panthera tigris isolate Pti1 chromosome B3, P.tigris_Pti1_mat1.1, whole genome shotgun sequence genomic segment:
- the SPESP1 gene encoding sperm equatorial segment protein 1, with protein sequence MKSLVLVVLLLWLSSVPAFPSITVTPDEEQNLNHYVEVLQNLILSVPTREPGREEKSKSPNNAHSIGPKLSRFKEIITHGDTSTENDVLMNPVSEETTTSPTGGFTMPGRKEKSTESTAFWSIKPNNVSVVLHADEPYIIKEPEPEPDSEVRSTEAPKPLPNVTKSSTSPDVTPLIRSTDMDTVTEPEDVPQLSGEYTVGTLETITFGRHPQILNNEDILKKISDISSQVRQAPLVESLKPEYREDIRASREHLKRSLALAEAAEHKLQKMYRSQFLPLGRSSSEIDDIETVINMLYNSRSKLSEYLDIKYVPPEMREKATTVFNTLKKILCVSQLETQNLIRKLLNNNIKMLHLLDIP encoded by the coding sequence gtATAACTGTGACGCCTGATGAAGAACAAAACTTAAATCATTATGTAGAAGTTTTACAGAACCTAATACTAAGTGTTCCTACTAGGGAGCCAGGTCGTGAGGAAAAATCAAAGTCTCCAAATAATGCTCATTCTATAGGACCAAAGTTATCAAGATTTAAGGAGATAATTACACATGGAGACACTTCAActgaaaatgatgttttaatGAATCCTGTCAGTGAAGAAACCACAACTTCTCCTACTGGAGGCTTCACAatgccaggaaggaaggaaaaatctaCTGAAAGTACAGCATTCTGGTCAATTAAACCAAATAATGTTTCGGTTGTTTTACATGCCGATGAACCTTATATTATTaaagagccagagccagagccagattCAGAAGTAAGATCCACTGAGGCGCCAAAGCCATTGCCAAATGTTACTAAATCATCCACAAGTCCAGATGTCACCCCTTTAATTAGGAGCACTGACATGGATACTGTCACAGAACCAGAAGATGTTCCTCAGCTCTCAGGCGAATATACAGTGGGAACACTTGAAACAATAACATTTGGAAGACACCCACAGATTTTGAATAAtgaagacattttgaaaaaaatttcagataTTAGTTCACAGGTGCGGCAGGCACCTCTTGTTGAAAGCCTCAAGCCAGAATACAGAGAGGACATTCGAGCCTCTAGAGAGCACCTAAAACGAAGCCTTGCTTTAGCAGAAGCAGCAGaacataaattacaaaaaatgtATAGATCCCAGTTCTTACCACTTGGCCGAAGCAGTAGTGAAATTGATGACATTGAAACTGTAATTAACATGCTGTACAATTCTAGGTCTAAATTATCTGAATATTTGGATATTAAATATGTTCCACCAGAGATGAGAGAAAAGGCTACTACAGTCttcaatacattgaaaaaaatattatgtgtaAGTCAACTAGAAACTCAAAACCTTATTAGGAAGTTattaaacaataatataaaaatgttgcACCTACTTGATATTCCATGA